DNA from Leptospira bandrabouensis:
ATTGTTGCCTGCGGTTCTGTTTTTGTTTCTAAACCCTATTTAGCACTCGGTGTTTTAGGTTTTGGTTTGGTTTTGGGAATTGGTTATTATTTTAAAAACAGAAAAAATTAACTTCCAAATTCCATTTTGGTTTTTTCTTTCGCTTCGTGGCAACGGTCTAAAAACAACCTGGAAACAGAATCGTCGGGGTTTTTATCTAATAATTTTGAAAATCCGTCAATCGCTTCCTCATAATCTTCCCTTCGGAATGAATCTAATGCTAAAGTGTAATCGTCTTTTATTGCAATGAGTCTTGCTGCTTTTTCTGGATCGTAACCATCTAATACTTCCACAACAAATACGGAATTTGTTTTTCCTTTGATTGCCACACGGTCAAGCAACCGGTAATGATATCCCAATCCTTCAGAAGCTTCAATGAAGGTATCAGCGCTGATAACAATGCGGGCAGAAAATAGTTTTGTGATTCCTTCGATACGAGAGGCAAGGTTTACTGCATCGGAAATCACAGTACCTTCCATTCTTTTATGTTCACCTAATATCCCTAAGGTGAGGTTTCCTGTATGGATTCCAATTCCTACTTCGATGGGAATGTATCCACAATTGGCCCTATGTCCGTTATAAATACGAATGGCATCTTGCATTTCAACAGCTGCTTTTACAGCATCATTGATATCATAGGGAAATAAGGCCATCACTGCATCACCAATAAATTTATCTATGAATCCATTGTTATGTCGAATGATAGGGCCTACTCTTTGCAGATAACTGTTTAAAAAATCAAAGTTTTGTTTTGGTGTCAGTGTTTCTGAAAATTCTGTAAATGACCTGATATCAGCAAATAATATTGTCATTCGCTTTTGTACTTGGTCTCCTAAATCCACATAACGTATGTCAGATTTTCCTAAGTGGTATAAAAATTCTGTGGGTACGAACCTGCTAAAAGAACTACTGAGTTGTTTTTGTTCCTGCGCAAATTCTAAGGTTTTTGTCATACTTTGGCGAACCATTCGTCCAAAAGTAATAACTTGTAAAAAAACAAATATTACAACACTTGCAGGAGCAACGTACATAGTGTGAATGTAAGACTCTGCATGTAACACATCATTAGTGGCAGCGATCAGAACCAAAAGCATTCCGAATAAGAGAGGTCTTGATTGCATGCGTTTTTTCATGTATGCACGATACAAATACACTAAGATGATCATTCCATTCGCTACAAAAGCAATCGGATAAATGGAAGCTGTCTCTGTAAAATAAATCGGAGGTAATAAAAGTCCTAACGTTAAGACCGAAGAAAGTGTATAAAAGAAGGTTCCCACTTTTTTTGAAAAATCTTCGGGAAAAATCGTATAAAAATAATGATAAAGTAAAGGTGCGGACCAGAACCAAGAAAGATATTCTAATCTTAGTAAAATCCAATAAGGAACATCAAAAAATTCTATTAAAATCCTTTCTCCGGTCGAAATAGTTCTTAGAAGAACGGCAGCAGCAAATAAAAAGATTCCAATGGTATGTTTTCCATCTCGATTGTAAAAATACATTACTAAAAAGAAAATTCCTACAAAGGAAAGGATTGAAGACAACATTGTTTCGTTGATCTTACGTTTGGTGAGTCGACTCTCCGCCTTATTGTAAGTGGAAATAACTACATCATTCCAAATTCCTCCCTTTCTATGAACATAATTGGCTATGTAAAGGTCTATTGTGATTTCTGAAGTTTGCGGTAATACAACGATTGTTGATTTTACTTCTGGAATGAATTCATTTTGGTTTGATCCTGGTTTTCCAGCCCCACCCAAATATTTACCGTTAACATATATGGCGTACGAAGTGTCCTGTTCATGGACAGTTAAGGCCATCGTTTCTTGGAGGTTGTCATTTAGTTTTAGTTTGAGCCTAAAACTGGCATGTCCAATCCCACTCAAAGGACCATAATTCATTGCAAATCCATTCCAATGTTTAGGAAGGTTAAGAAATAAATCGGAATCGGTTTCTTTGATTTGCGAAGGAGCAGTATTCCAAAAAAATTTCCATTCTCCATTTAAGGCTACAAATGGTTCTTTAACAAAGGAATGTTGGCTTAGATTTAAAAAACCTTTTTGTGCTTCTGCTTTTACATTCCTCTCTTCGGAAAGGCAACTAAAGAGTAGTAAGATAACAACAAAAAGGAGTTTTTTCATTTAGGCTTGTCGTTTCGGAAATACAGTATAGTCTTGAAGTTTGGTAAATTTCACTTCATCTCGTTTGTAACCGAGTAATCCTTCTAAAGTTTGGTAACGATTCATTCCCATACTGATTTCTATATCTTGGCCAGTGAACTGTCCCGGATGTTCGTATCCACAGGAATGAGCTAAACTAAGTAGTTCTTTGCGAAATCCTTGGATGTATTTTGCTGCACGTTTTCCTTTAATTTCAGGATCAACTCCTCTTTGTAACCACCAGTTCTGTGTGGCAACACCAGCAGGACAATGGTCCGTATGGCATTTTTGTGCTTGGATGCAACCGATGGATAACATGGCTTCTCTTGCCACATTGATGAGGTCACATCCCATAGCAATCGCAACCACGGCCCGGTCAGGAAAACCCAGTTTTCCCGATCCAATCCAAACAATTTGTTCGGACAAACCCGTATTTTGGAAGAGAGTATACACTCTTTGGAATCCTATTTTAAACGGTAAGGAAACATGATCCGCATAGGTGAGAGGAGCGGCCCCTGTTCCACCTTCTCCTCCATCGATTGTAATAAAATCAGGTCCTGTCGAACTCTCTTTCATTTCACGAGCGAGCTCTTCCCAAAATTCAATTTCTCCAACGGCACTTTTGATACCTACAGGAAGTCCTGTTCCTGTTGCAATTTTTTCAATGAATTGAATCAATTCTTTTACATTCGTAAACTCACTATGCGAGTTTGGTGAGATACAATCTTTTCCTTCTTCGACATGACGGATCGCAGCAATCTCAGCATTGACTTTTTTTGCCGGAAGGATTCCACCTTTCCCTGGTTTGGCGCCTTGGGATAATTTGATTTCGATCATTTTGATACAAGGGTTCATTCCCACTTTCTCTTTCAAA
Protein-coding regions in this window:
- a CDS encoding FMN-binding glutamate synthase family protein, whose amino-acid sequence is MDAPYMDQILTWIETHPLSSTLIGLLAFLVIVFLRDITQKKHTIQRNFPIVGRLRYFLEMIGPELRQYWVAHDKEERPFDRTERSWIYATAKGQNNNFGFGTTEIQYEPGYPIIKHKAFPYPESKAYIHNNDVSCIPCLKVIGPKRKFPYRPYSIINISAMSFGSLGKNAIMALNRGARDSGAYHNTGEGGLSQYHREGADMVWQIGTGYFGARDKSGKFSLDVLKEKVGMNPCIKMIEIKLSQGAKPGKGGILPAKKVNAEIAAIRHVEEGKDCISPNSHSEFTNVKELIQFIEKIATGTGLPVGIKSAVGEIEFWEELAREMKESSTGPDFITIDGGEGGTGAAPLTYADHVSLPFKIGFQRVYTLFQNTGLSEQIVWIGSGKLGFPDRAVVAIAMGCDLINVAREAMLSIGCIQAQKCHTDHCPAGVATQNWWLQRGVDPEIKGKRAAKYIQGFRKELLSLAHSCGYEHPGQFTGQDIEISMGMNRYQTLEGLLGYKRDEVKFTKLQDYTVFPKRQA
- a CDS encoding adenylate/guanylate cyclase domain-containing protein gives rise to the protein MKKLLFVVILLLFSCLSEERNVKAEAQKGFLNLSQHSFVKEPFVALNGEWKFFWNTAPSQIKETDSDLFLNLPKHWNGFAMNYGPLSGIGHASFRLKLKLNDNLQETMALTVHEQDTSYAIYVNGKYLGGAGKPGSNQNEFIPEVKSTIVVLPQTSEITIDLYIANYVHRKGGIWNDVVISTYNKAESRLTKRKINETMLSSILSFVGIFFLVMYFYNRDGKHTIGIFLFAAAVLLRTISTGERILIEFFDVPYWILLRLEYLSWFWSAPLLYHYFYTIFPEDFSKKVGTFFYTLSSVLTLGLLLPPIYFTETASIYPIAFVANGMIILVYLYRAYMKKRMQSRPLLFGMLLVLIAATNDVLHAESYIHTMYVAPASVVIFVFLQVITFGRMVRQSMTKTLEFAQEQKQLSSSFSRFVPTEFLYHLGKSDIRYVDLGDQVQKRMTILFADIRSFTEFSETLTPKQNFDFLNSYLQRVGPIIRHNNGFIDKFIGDAVMALFPYDINDAVKAAVEMQDAIRIYNGHRANCGYIPIEVGIGIHTGNLTLGILGEHKRMEGTVISDAVNLASRIEGITKLFSARIVISADTFIEASEGLGYHYRLLDRVAIKGKTNSVFVVEVLDGYDPEKAARLIAIKDDYTLALDSFRREDYEEAIDGFSKLLDKNPDDSVSRLFLDRCHEAKEKTKMEFGS